In the genome of Yersinia enterocolitica, the window AACTTGGGTCAGTGAACGTGATACGCGCCTGGGTGTGGTGGCGATTGGCTACGGTGACGGTTATCCGCGCAGCGCACCATCGGGTACGCCGATGTGGGTCAATGGCCGCGAAGTGCACATTGTGGGGCGGGTATCGATGGACATGATTTCAGTTGATCTTGGGCCAGATAGCAGCGACAAAGTCGGTGATGAAGTGCTGTTGTGGGGGGCGGATTTACCGGTTGAGAAGATCGCAGCTTACACCGGTATCAGTGCCTATGAATTGATCACCAAGCTGACCTCCCGTGTAGCGATGGAATATTTAGGGGAATAAGGTAAGCTGACTAATCAAGGTATAGACAATTATTATCAATCTAGGAGAGCAGCGCCGTGTTCCAAAATGTTGATGCCTATGCAGGTGACCCGATCCTGTCATTGATGGAGAGTTTTAAAGCCGATAGCCGAGCACATAAAGTGAATCTGAGTATCGGGCTTTATTACAATGAGCAGGGTGAGATCCCGCAAATGCAGGCAGTGGATACCGCTGAAACCCAATTGAATGCTCAGCCACATGGGACACCGGTTTACTTGCCGATGGAAGGTCTGCAATCTTATCGTACTGCTATTCAGCAGCTACTATTCGGCAGCGATCACCCTATGCTGGCTCAGCAACGAGTAGCGACTATCCAAACTGTTGGTGGCTCCGGTGCATTGAAAGTGGGTGCTGATTTCCTTCATTCCTATTTCCCAGATTCTCAGGTGTGGGTCAGTGACCCTACGTGGGAAAACCATGTCGCTATTTTCAGTGGCGCAGGGTTTAAGGTGAATACCTACCCGTACTTTGATAATGACAAGCTGGGCGTAAAATTCGATCAAATGCTGGCAACGTTGCAGCAGTTACCGGCCAGAAGCATTGTTTTGCTCCATCCTTGCTGCCATAACCCAACTGGATCTGATCTGACGAATGCACAGTGGGATCAGGTTATTGGCGTGGCTAAAGACCGGGATCTGATCCCGTTCCTGGATATTGCCTATCAGGGTTTTGGTGCTGGGCTGAATGAAGATGCTTATGCGATTCGAGCCATGGCGGCAGCGGAATTACCCTGTCTGGTCAGTAACTCCTTCTCTAAAATCTTCTCTCTGTATAACGAACGGGTCGGTGGCCTTTCCGTGGTATGTGAAAGTGAAGAAGCTGCTGGTCGGGTATTGGGGCAACTGAAAGCCACGGTGCGGCGTAACTATTCCAGCCCGCCAAACTTTGGTGCACAGGTTGTTTCAAAAGTACTGCATGACAGCGAGTTACGGGCGCAATGGCAGGCTGAAGTGGAGCAGATGCGTCGGCGTATTATTGAAATGCGCAGCACGTTGGTGGAAGCCTTGAAGGCGGCACTACCCAATCGCAATTTTGATTACTTAATGCAACAGCGTGGCATGTTCAGCTATACCGGTTTTAGTGCTGCGCAAGTGGATCGTCTGCGTGACGAGTTTGGCGTGTATCTGATTGCCAGCGGCAGGATGTGTATGGCAGGTGTCAACCACAGTAATGTTCAGCGAGTAGCGGCTGCGTTTGCGGCAGTACAGTAATTAGTTATCGCGTTATCTAACACGACGA includes:
- a CDS encoding aspartate/tyrosine/aromatic aminotransferase (catalyzes the formation of L-glutamate and an aromatic oxo acid from an aromatic amino acid and 2-oxoglutarate); the protein is MFQNVDAYAGDPILSLMESFKADSRAHKVNLSIGLYYNEQGEIPQMQAVDTAETQLNAQPHGTPVYLPMEGLQSYRTAIQQLLFGSDHPMLAQQRVATIQTVGGSGALKVGADFLHSYFPDSQVWVSDPTWENHVAIFSGAGFKVNTYPYFDNDKLGVKFDQMLATLQQLPARSIVLLHPCCHNPTGSDLTNAQWDQVIGVAKDRDLIPFLDIAYQGFGAGLNEDAYAIRAMAAAELPCLVSNSFSKIFSLYNERVGGLSVVCESEEAAGRVLGQLKATVRRNYSSPPNFGAQVVSKVLHDSELRAQWQAEVEQMRRRIIEMRSTLVEALKAALPNRNFDYLMQQRGMFSYTGFSAAQVDRLRDEFGVYLIASGRMCMAGVNHSNVQRVAAAFAAVQ